The genomic stretch AATAAGCTCAGGGATCACATCTATGATTTCTAAGCTCAGATTATCATCTCCCTTCATGTTGTTATACAGTTGGCCATCAGTCCTTGCCTTGTTTTAAAATCTTGAATCATTTGTTGCAGCTCTGCAAGTGCAATGAAGAACACCCCCCTTAAGTTATCTTATGTTTATCAGTGCACTGGTTGTGATTCTTTTCATCTTCAGCCCCTTGGAAGGACTGTTTCAAAGGTATTTATCTATCTTCTATTCATGCCATGTAGCTTTTAAAGACATCTCTGTGTCGTCATAAATGAAATGCATGATTTATAGAAATAAATGTGGTGCCTTTTTTATGTTGAAGATAAATATCTATAAGTCCGTTAAAACTTTGGAAGACATCTTCTGTTAGTTCGAACATTGTTTATCACAATAACTAACAGATAGAACTTCATGCATATACATGTTCCAtgatttctctcttttcccGCCCCCTTCCCCCACCACCCCCTCCCCGGGCCCTGccggaaaaagaaaaaaacaaaagaggggaaaaaagaaagacccaaaaggaaaaaagttaatgaatgaagaaatgatCTCTGAATAAGTGAAGAAATGATCTCTGCTGCTTCCCTAGCCTTTACCGTGCAATATATTGGGTTAGCTTGAGGTAAGGAGAGATATCATATGGACAGAAGtcgaaaacagaaaataaacagAGTATAGGCAGGGTTGGTAGATTTGCACGTTGGTGTTTTGCTTTAGATTTTCATTGAGTTGAGACATTCAACTGTGGTCATGCTGAGCCATAAGGCTAGAACATGGTGGATTTGACCTGGTTACCAGCTTTAAGTTATATTTCTCTTAGATCCTTGCAGTGGAGCATGCAGAGCTTATTGGGATAAAGGTGATAGCACCTTGCTATGGAAGAATGATCCTTCAGTCTTATAATTCACTTTTGGGTCTGATAAGGGAAATGATGCCATACTTGGTTGTTGCACATCAGTAGAATGTAgccgaaatttgaatttctagcccttattttattttgtttcctcttcttttctttcggTGTGGCTGGATATATCCAATGTTTGTTTTCCGTCCAGTTTTCTCGGCATTACCCAGATTAGGAGCAGTGTAACAAAGAAGTGAGGGCCTCAAAGATAGCAAACCCTTGTTAGCAAGCCATAGTCCAATTACACTTGCTTCTATAAATTGCAAATTGTCcaacatgcatatcattaatatGTGTAGTATGCTTCCAAATACAACATTTGGGTTTTTTTGGAAATGCAACATTGATGTTCTCATTCTTTTTCTGCTTCTCTAGAATAACAGTTTAAGGTATCTACCTGGGTTTGGTCCTGTGGTTCCTCAAGAGTGCAGTGATTGCGGGAAAAAGTTTAACATGGGTGGCCCTATATGGTCTGCTCCCATCCACGATCAGGAATGGGTGACTTCCACACTAGCAGACGTGAAATCAATGAAGGATCGATATCCTGCTTATGATCGAATTTCTGCTGTATTAACAACAATTTCAGAGGTATGTTTGTAATTTCAGCTGATATTATAATCTGTTACGAGTATTGATTACCTTAAGCTATTTTCAATTGTCCCTAGTTAGTCTAAAGCAAGTTACAAACTTGTGGATGCATATTGACAGAAGAAAAGGAACATATTCATTGTTTGCTTGTAACTGTGTGGCCAGGAAAGTCGTTAGATACATCCCACATACTCTTTACAGGCTATTGTTTGCAGGAATTGCCCGATGTTCCACTTTTTCTTAGTTTGCACAATCTTTGTGCAACGCTAAAATGCACTTCCCCTTCAGCCGTAATATTCCGATCTGCCGTCATAAATGCCGGATATCGTATATCAGGAACTCATGTCAACCCTTTGGGGTTGAAAACAGATGCTCCTATGGATGTTATTTGGGATATCATGCGTTGCTGGGTATGTGCTAATTTCGCCAGATTTCTCAGTGACTGTCTGAACTCGTAGTAGTGGTTTGTTGAATTTTGCAGTCCCACAAGCTTATTTTCATGTTTATGTGTAGATCAAAAATCATCCGGTGAAGGCTCAACCTTCAGATCAGGCAGGAAGTGTTATACTTGCCAAGGAACCAGTTCTTGCGGTGCGTTTCACTTCCTTGTTCCTCCATCTGCTTGTTGTGTCACTGTTAGAACACGAAGGCACATCTAGGCTATATAGGATCTTGGTGGAATGAACTCATTCTGGTGATGTCCAAGGATCTTGATCCTTTCTTGTGGCTTCAAAGTAGTCAGTAACATTGTACTGTGCTGGGTTCTTCTCATGCGCAGGCTAATTTTGCCAGAGCCGTTGCATCGCTGAGTAAAGCGCAAGCCAAGAAGATTGCACGGTTCCTTCCCAATCCCGAGAGGCATTGGGGGCCGAAGCTCAGGGCAGGCAGGCAGATAACCAGCAAGCACGTCTCTCTTTTGGGCCCCAAGGCACTAAATGGAACGAACGACCATGAAGATGGCGACGAGCCTGAAGCCAAGCGTAAGAAGACAGAGGACCACCTTGGACCCCCTTCCATTCCATGAAAAAACTAAAGACAACAGAAGTTGATGTTTTCTTCTTCTGCATTTGTTTGCAGAGGGATAAATCTTCATTTGTGCATCCCAGAGCTcttgcctgcctgcctgcctgcctgcctgttAAATTCGACCGGCCACGTATATGTGTTGCTGAACTTGTTTCTCAGTCTGCAGCATaagattttgttttgtttttgtgttttcatCAGTGTTCAGTTAGCTTTTATCTTTGATCTGCTTGCCCTATTGTAACAATTTGTTTCTCACTTAAGAATACCATTTTTGTTAACTTCAACTGTCTTAAGAGAATACCACCAGTAATTGCACCTATTGGTTGAAACTTGAGCTAAAAAGAcagaatattcatttattgttctAAACCCACGAAATGTTATGAAGCCACAACTCTGCAGACCCAATACTGGGTCGGACAAGACTGACAAGTACATGAagctaattaatat from Diospyros lotus cultivar Yz01 chromosome 9, ASM1463336v1, whole genome shotgun sequence encodes the following:
- the LOC127810054 gene encoding probable tRNA (guanine(26)-N(2))-dimethyltransferase 2 isoform X2, whose protein sequence is MSIAVLRTFISKRKQEHETMLYRRTKAAHKVLGENASELEVRTESHMDNEKSNGKHEESEVVSQDEPCSISEEPVEFPEVKGRGELKPPRVLEALSASGLRALRYAREVEGIGQVVALDNDKVSVEACRRNIKFNGSVACAKVESHLADARVFMLTHPKEFDVVDLDPYGSPSVFLDSAIQSVCDGGMLMCTATDMAVLCGGNGEVCYSKYGSYPLRGKYCHEMALRILLACIESHANRYKRYIIPVLSVQMDFYVRVFVRIYTSASAMKNTPLKLSYVYQCTGCDSFHLQPLGRTVSKNNSLRYLPGFGPVVPQECSDCGKKFNMGGPIWSAPIHDQEWVTSTLADVKSMKDRYPAYDRISAVLTTISEELPDVPLFLSLHNLCATLKCTSPSAVIFRSAVINAGYRISGTHVNPLGLKTDAPMDVIWDIMRCWIKNHPVKAQPSDQAGSVILAKEPVLAANFARAVASLSKAQAKKIARFLPNPERHWGPKLRAGRQITSKHVSLLGPKALNGTNDHEDGDEPEAKRKKTEDHLGPPSIP